The sequence ACAAAGGTTACTAAGGCAACCATTCCTGAATTGGCAACCACCAGGACACCAGTGACGTAGGTATCAGTACAGGCAACTttcaacaaaggaaaaatgtcaCAATAGTAGTGGTCAATTTCATTGGGGCCACAGAAGGGCAAAGTGACTATCACAGAGAACTGAGAAAAGGCATGGACGGCCCCACCAGCCCAAGCAGCCACGATGAGGAGGTTGCAGCTTGTCCTGGTCATGATAATCATGTAGTGGAGAGGCTTGCAGATGGCAACACAGCGGTCAAAGGCCATGACTGTGAGGACAAAGACCTCGATGATGCCAAAAAAGTACATGGTGAAGACCTGCAGCATGCAGTTGCCGTAAGAGATGGttttccttcccaggagcaggTCACTGATCAGTGTGGGTGTCACACAAGAGGTATAGCAGATGTCCATGGAGGATAAGTGGCTGAGGAGATAGTACATTGGTTGGTGAAAAAGGACACTGCATTTGATAGAGACAAGGATCAGAAGGTTTCCCACCAAGATGACAATGTAACAGAATAAGAACACAAAGCAAAACATCTGTATTTTCTGGTCAGAGGAAAGCCCCATAAAAATGAATTCCGATACATTCCTCTGATTTTCCATATGGTGAGTTTAATGGTATTATGCAAAAAATTGTTGAGTACCTGAAAGAAAAATCAGCACATGCATTTGGATGAAACACTTACAGTAAAACAATAGCAAGTTTACTATAAAATTATAACCATTAACATATCATTGAAGCAAATTCATAAGGTATTTACTGTACTTGTTATGGGAAATTATAGACTTTTTTTGCCCCATAGCTTCCTTTTGTTTCTAAATATTCTATCCTATTGATggaattaaatatgtattttcttcagtattcctgtttttaaatttaatgattaACATATCACTATTTCCTAAAGGGGAAGGGAAAattatggagaagggaatggctacccatcgctgtattcttccctagagaatctcatgggcagaggagcctggcaggctgcagtccataaggtcacacagagtcggacacaactgaagtgattaagGAGCAACAGCATAATATTTAGgggaaaatgaatatttatatacTCATTTCTGGGTATGTGACATATAGATATATTAAACAGGTGTTTTTTTGTACATGatacagttttcattttatataatgttTCTTTCTCCAACAGGATGTTGACTACCCTCTGCATTTTCTTCATGCCTAAGTGCAAGAATATAAGCAAATTTATGAcctatttttctgaattttgaaatgCTTGAGTGGacaatttatttgcaaaacagctGATTTCTTTGCCACTAGTGAAAGAAACATAAGTCAAATAAGTCTTATAAGTCAAATCAATCGTATAAGTCAAATAACTAGAATACATGATCACAAACACTGGAAAGCTGTCAATGACTGGCATCCTAAAAATAACTGTAAAATATATGCACCTCTTCTATTTAACCTTTAAGTGTTAAAGTCACTGCTTTTGTAGTAAActgtacatttgttaaaattagtGGTTTAAtaagtaaaggaaaaagaaaattgcttATAATTACACAGGTATGTTTAACTCCTGCACcttttatgtgttttatatatttatattttactatttatttttataaatagtatAATTTACTGAAATTCAGTAAAAGATGATGTTATAAAATGATAAAGCATAAGTTATGGTCAGTAAGCGTTCGACTattatgtgttgaatgaatgagggaTTGATTCATGAATCTGCTTGTGTCTTATTTCTGCATAATTTTTAAGACATACAGTATACAGGAGTGGAAAAATATGCACTACATACAGGGGAACTCATCTAAATGCTGCTCTCCACCCTGGTAAATCCAGAAGGTCTTCCTACCTTACTCCTAGGTGAAGACCATACCCAGCCATCACagagatgtttttaaaatataaattttgtttttgttgtagaGTTATGTAGAAATTAACAAATTCATCATTAACCATACTGTGTAGCTATATTACTGGTAATACTTAAAGTGATTTTAACTAGCAAATAGATAAGACAATAAAACACATTTGGTACCATTTTAGTTTAATCTATTTGATTCCATGAGGCAGGAGTTTTTGATTTAGTCATATTATATCCTTAAGTCTCTCCTTGCTAATCTCCATTTTTAACAGAATGACAGCAGATTTCCTCAGATTTTCCACTGTTGATAGTAGTTAAATAGCATGTATTCATGCTGTGTGGTTCGTTTAAAAAATGTCACAATTAAAGTCATAAGATATGTCTATTatacagcaataaaataaaaacttacattttaataaatttaagtgCATTGATATAAAGAGAACTCTTAAATAAGAAGGAGCCTAGTTATTAGAATGACTTAATCATGGGAACATGATCCCTTTGTTCCATTACAAAAGACTCTGATAAAAAGTAGCTGAATCAATTTCCCAAATCAGAAAGCTAATAAACAGTAGCTCATAGAAATAATCTGGTTTACATTTAGACTGCTGATGCCTCTTCTGGTTGGAAGCAGAGCAGACCAGGAATCATGAGGGACAGCAGGGGTGGAATCATTTGAATCTATATTTCAAATTCTTTGCAATATAGATTACAGGCGATATGCTAGGTCACTCTAAAAATATGTCTATGGAGTTACAAGAAGTAAGAATAGATTAGCATTTATGATTTCAAACCCATTTGCAACATCTTTGCCTACAATTTGACCACAGTAGTTTCAGTGTCCCAGTTTGTACAGCTAAAGGATTAGCTACTTACTGTTGATTGAATGTTGTTAAAGAAATTATGGTAAACTATCAGTTAAGTATTTCTACAGATACTGGCAATAACAAAATTAATCTAATGAATAAATTGAAGGGATAAAATTATAGTCATGGAAAAATTAACCTTTCTTTGACTGAAGAAAACTTTTCAAAACATTAAACTCATATATTACATTTATGCAAGTATAAATAGTTTTTAAGAAAGATAATAACAAAAGAATTAGAAAAGCTGAGAAGTGTAAAATAAAGAGAACTAATCACATTGATTCAAACtccatatataataataaattccATCAAGATTATCAACACACACATTTGCCTTCAGATGAAATAGTAGATCCTTATACCTGGCCAATTTATTACCCAATTTTTCAATATTTGGGTTTGAATAAATGTTGCCATTGTGTCAAATATTTATTTCCGAATTAGTGGAAGACAAACAACTTTCATCCTGCATAAGCTTAGACACTACCAAGTTTACtctccaaaattattttaaatattttgctttccaTGAAATTGTTATTAAGAACTTATAACAAGAACAAAGTGTACTCTTTTGAGATTCTTTGGGAAGGATGTTTTATCTGTCTAAACTTCAGAATCCTTATATGTGCAACTGCAATATTAATACAttcttaaagaaaatattgagaaatacataaaattataatgtGAAGCTTCCTAGTATGGTACCTAGCACATAACAACTAGACAGGATTCCTTTCCCTACCATTAACTTACCTTCACCAATTTCAATCAGTCtaatttattttaggaaaatcaTCATTTGATCTCTGTAGATTAGATGTTCAAAAGCCATAGACAACCTAAACATTTCAAAATTCTAATGTTATTTCCCCTACTCCAATTCAGCCTGCAATATACAATTAAGGCTAAACATCACCAAAGCATGTACTCTAATCGCTATACCACAATAAAATGTAATAACCTTACAATAACAGTTAAGGAGAACAAAAGGGAAATAGCATGCCGATAGCctaatacaaagaaaaacatcaGGACAATTTTGAGTTGCCGTCAGGTTAGTTTCCAGCTCTTCAGGAAAATATCTGCTTGGTACATTCTCCACTTTTGGTAAGCACTGTACTAAACTTTTTCAATTACATATAAACCTGAAATGAAATGGGAGACTACAAATCCATGATGCAAACAAAGCTACATTAATTCTCTGCAAATATCTTCAGGATTGTTTTTCTAGGAGAAGCTCTGTTGTTTTGCAAGGGAAATCAAGAGTTAGGTACCCCTGAAGTCATCCTGAACTCACAGAGAAGTATGAATTCTTTCCACAGGGATGTGATCTGGTCTTTTGATTACAAATACAATTTCTTTACACCTGCTCTGAATTGCAAGTAAGCCAGAGACATTTTTGTATACCTGCTAAAGCAATGTGCACATGCATTCCATAGGAGTCATCTGTTTTATGCTTGTGCCTATAGGAAATGATATCCGGAAGAGCCAAATATAAACAGGGCATTACAAGAATTCATTCTTTGAATGCTAGGGGCATTTGTTTTCCCAAAAGTGTTTCTAAAGCAGTCTTGCTATAATCACTAACCAGTTGTCCAAGGTTATATTCCTGAGGCCTCCTGGGAATTTTCAGTCTGTGAATTTGCTTTTCACTTTGTTCAGCAGGGCTCTGGGCACTGGGTCTCTAGAGGGCAGCATTCCTATTCAGACCTGAGGAAGGTCAGCAAATTCTGCCATCTCTAGCTAATGCTCTTGTTTGAAAAGCAGGAAGGGGACTTAGTAGCCCTGAGGAAGCATGAGGTTTCTTTGGAGGAGGTCTCTACTTCTTGAGAGAGGAACAACAAAGAGAATCAAAAGGAAACACAGAGTTCGAATAATTGTCGTGAACAAAGCAATATGGATACAGGAGTCACTTTATGAAAATACTGACCAGCTGGCGCTCTATTCCTCTCAGTCCCAGGTTATCTACTTCcacatttatttccatttctcaaatGGGAGATTGGGTTttgcaaagaaaaggaagagaaaatgaccAAACCAAATTAACTTTCCTTTCCATTCCTTTCGGCAAAAGGGAAAAGATACAACCGTGACTCATCAGTTGGGAGTCAATATTACAGGTTGTTACAATATATTGGATATAATTGCCTGGGCTACAGTGAATCCTCAC comes from Cervus elaphus chromosome 1, mCerEla1.1, whole genome shotgun sequence and encodes:
- the LOC122675587 gene encoding olfactory receptor 4P4-like yields the protein MENQRNVSEFIFMGLSSDQKIQMFCFVFLFCYIVILVGNLLILVSIKCSVLFHQPMYYLLSHLSSMDICYTSCVTPTLISDLLLGRKTISYGNCMLQVFTMYFFGIIEVFVLTVMAFDRCVAICKPLHYMIIMTRTSCNLLIVAAWAGGAVHAFSQFSVIVTLPFCGPNEIDHYYCDIFPLLKVACTDTYVTGVLVVANSGMVALVTFVLLFGSYVIILFTLRNHSAEGRRKALSTCGSHIIVVTLFFGPSIFAYLRPPTTFPEDKIFSLFYTIIAPMFNPLIYTLRNTEMKKAIRKVSCQKIFSEEKHN